One segment of Lachancea thermotolerans CBS 6340 chromosome E complete sequence DNA contains the following:
- the VFA1 gene encoding Vfa1p (similar to uniprot|P40080 Saccharomyces cerevisiae YER128W Hypothetical ORF), which produces MQNQYTKRKVAPRDARSCLVCLKPTACVLYNASIQDWFHCCELHLQDNPQFAKPVYPAGYQDALGQLAELKRTLDAQRVHGSGSWDTWVNKLISRKPKSENDKDKEPGKEPSKDPDEEPGKGSDKEPSPAGDDAACAYQQALDRVARYRKNLRTYSLSQIMFESRLEAQKRAEALKQRRQREQEAYTNTDPDELQAKFAFPSVPRP; this is translated from the coding sequence ATGCAAAACCAGTATACCAAGCGTAAGGTCGCACCCCGCGACGCGCGCTCGTGCCTCGTTTGTCTCAAACCTACCGCCTGTGTCCTGTACAACGCCTCGATCCAGGACTGGTTCCACTGCTGCGAGCTGCACCTCCAGGACAACCCGCAGTTCGCGAAGCCCGTGTACCCAGCTGGCTACCAGGACGCGCTGGGTCAGCTTGCCGAGCTCAAACGCACTCTCGACGCGCAGCGCGTGCACGGCTCGGGCTCCTGGGACACCTGggtcaacaagctcatctcgcgCAAGCCCAAGAGCGAGAACGACAAGGACAAAGAGCCCGGCAAGGAGCCCAGCAAAGATCCAGACGAGGAGCCTGGAAAGGGGTCTGACAAAGAACCATCGCCTGCCGGCGACGACGCGGCCTGCGCATACCAGCAGGCGCTCGACCGCGTCGCCCGCTACCGCAAAAACCTGCGCACATACAGTCTCAGCCAAATCATGTTCGAGAGCAGGCTCGAAGCGCAGAAGCGCGCAGAAGCGCTTAAGCAGCGCCGCCAGCGCGAGCAGGAAGCCTATACCAACACCGACCCTGATGAGCTCCAGGCCAAGTTCGCCTTTCCAAGCGTCCCGCGACCCTGA
- the LCP5 gene encoding small subunit rRNA maturation protein LCP5 (similar to uniprot|P40079 Saccharomyces cerevisiae YER127W LCP5 Essential protein involved in maturation of 18S rRNA depletion leads to inhibited pre- rRNA processing and reduced polysome levels localizes primarily to the nucleolus), translating to MSELGDVLREINASLAATSESLDSARRQEASAAHATGAARELSGGRELEKVSLLTLKNASLLAYVNSLMVVVGEKLGRTDASAKSGRAQSVEHRVVLERGVRPLEKKLAYQLDKLVRAYTRMEGEYEAAEKRALAAQDEAAAGRDSGDGASGDEAARGGRSRANADDDADEGSNSDDSDSDSETEAQAFRPNAAGLIGRSARDKHTAGAAPAAGTDDAPAEAYKPPRISAALPPQHHFEDKFDAQQHRDRSGKNRMQAMEEYVREVSEQPDWEASVGANIVDHGKGGVKTLRDTQREQRIKDYEEDNFTRVNVKGNKAERRRAKQKERAARANMLGGEDFSIFNSKRRLEDSTSRSAAKRPRSAWDRAKNRL from the coding sequence ATGAGCGAACTAGGCGATGTGCTACGAGAGATCAACGCGTCGCTGGCGGCGACCAGCGAGTCGCTGGACAGCGCGCGCAGACAGGAGGCGTCCGCGGCGCACGCCAcgggcgcggcgcgcgagcTGAGCGGCGGACGCGAGCTAGAAAAGGTTTCGCTGCTTACACTCAAGAACGCGAGCCTGCTGGCGTACGTGAACAGCCTGATGGTGGTTGTCGGGGAGAAGCTGGGACGCACGGACGCGAGCGCGAAGAGCGGGCGCGCGCAGTCCGTGGAGCACCGTGTGGTGCTGGAGCGCGGCGTACGGCcgctggagaagaagcttgcGTACCAGCTGGACAAGCTGGTGCGCGCGTACACGCGGATGGAGGGCGAGTACGAGGCCGCCGAGAAGCGGGCGCTGGCAGCGCAGGACGAGGCCGCGGCGGGCCGCGACAGCGGCGACGGCGCGTCTGGAGACGAGGCTGCTCGTGGCGGCCGCAGTAGGGCCAACGCCGACGACGACGCCGACGAAGGCAGCAACAGcgacgacagcgacagcgacagcgaGACAGAGGCACAGGCGTTCCGCCCCAACGCTGCGGGCCTCATAGGAAGGTCCGCGCGCGACAAGCACACTGCCGGTGCCGCTCCCGCCGCTGGCACCGACGACGCCCCCGCGGAGGCCTACAAGCCGCCCCGCATCAGCGCCGCGCTGCCGCCCCAGCACCACTTCGAGGACAAGTTCGACGCACAGCAGCACAGGGACCGCAGCGGCAAGAACCGCATGCAGGCCATGGAGGAGTACGTCCGCGAGGTCTCCGAGCAGCCCGACTGGGAGGCCTCCGTCGGCGCCAACATTGTCGACCACGGCAAGGGCGGCGTCAAGACGCTCCGCGACACGCAGCGCGAACAGCGCATCAAGGACTACGAGGAGGACAACTTCACCCGTGTCAACGTCAAGGGCAACAAGGCCGagcgccgccgcgccaAGCAGAAGGAGCGCGCCGCCCGCGCCAACATGCTCGGCGGCGAGGACTTCAGCATTTTCAACTCCAAGCGCCGCCTCGAGGACAGCACCTCGCGCAGCGCGGCCAAGCGGCCCCGCAGCGCCTGGGACAGGGCCAAGAACAGGCTCTAG
- the NSA2 gene encoding rRNA-processing protein NSA2 (highly similar to uniprot|P40078 Saccharomyces cerevisiae YER126C NSA2 Constituent of 66S pre-ribosomal particles involved in 60S ribosomal subunit biogenesis), translating into MPQNEYIEQHIKQHGRRLDHDERKRKREARESHKVAERAQKLTGWKGKQFAKKRYAEKVAMRKKIKAHEESKAKGSGKPLEESGEALPTYLLEREQANSAKAISSSIKQKRLEKADKFSVPLPKVRGISEEEMFKVVKTGKSRSKSWKRMITKHTFVGDGFTRRPVKTERIIRPSALRQKKANVTHPELGVTVFLPILAVKKNPQSPMYTQLGVLTKGTIIEVNVSELGMVTSGGKVVWGKYAQITNEPDRDGCVNAVLLV; encoded by the coding sequence ATGCCGCAGAACGAGTATATCGAGCAGCACATCAAGCAGCACGGGCGTCGGCTGGACCACGACGAGCGCAAGCGTAAGAGAGAGGCGCGTGAGTCGCACAAGGTGGCCGAGCGGGCGCAGAAGCTGACCGGATGGAAGGGTAAGCAATTCGCCAAGAAGCGGTACGCGGAGAAGGTGGCGATGcgcaagaagatcaaggcgCACGAGGAGTCCAAGGCCAAGGGCAGCGGCAAGCCGCTGGAGGAGAGCGGGGAGGCGCTGCCAACGTACCTGCTGGAGCGTGAGCAGGCCAACAGCGCGAAGGCAATCTCGTCGTCCATCAAGCAGAAGCGGCTGGAGAAGGCAGACAAGTTCTCGGTGCCGCTGCCCAAGGTGCGCGGGATCAGCGAGGAGGAGATGTTCAAGGTGGTGAAGACTGGTAAGTCGCGCAGCAAGAGCTGGAAGCGTATGATCACGAAGCATACGTTCGTCGGCGACGGGTTCACGCGTAGGCCCGTGAAGACGGAGCGGATCATCCGGCCCAGCGCGCTGAGgcagaagaaggccaacGTGACGCACCCGGAGCTGGGCGTGACCGTGTTCCTGCCGATCCTGGcggtgaagaagaacccGCAGTCGCCCATGTACACGCAGCTGGGGGTGCTGACGAAGGGTACCATCATCGAGGTGAACGTGTCGGAGCTGGGGATGGTGACGTCGGGAGGCAAGGTCGTGTGGGGCAAGTACGCGCAGATCACGAACGAGCCGGACCGCGACGGGTGCGTGAACGCGGTGCTGCTGGTGTGA
- the MPT5 gene encoding Mpt5p (weakly similar to uniprot|P39016 Saccharomyces cerevisiae YGL178W MPT5 Protein that specifically binds to mRNAs encoding chromatin modifiers and spindle pole body components has roles in longevity in maintenance of cell wall integrity and in sensitivity to and recovery from pheromone arrest), which produces MHQPQLSINSVQSLVEPTTPPLGQMTQRQNHQRTHSLDLSGFNQFMQGNSPMMPLSLSPPTPPPPAAAAAASASASATTAGRPKLQSLPLISELDLLADGRGPRAPIPTGAPARTVSGSTTSSSASASAVRTHARSGSQPSALLLPNAGAAGAAGATGVPADLSWTPLDELDYVKVATDQFGCRFLQKKLENPQECCAVRDLMYRHIKPYFLDLILDPFGNYLIQKLCEYLTTDQKTQLVESIYPHVFQISINQYGTRSLQKVIDTVDTDAQVDLIISGFGQNFTSIEQVVVLINDLNGNHVVQKCIFKFPPSKFGFIIDAIVDNNNIVKISTHKHGCCVLQKLLSVCTLQQIFKISVKIVQFLRSLINDQFGNYIIQFLLDIKELDFYLLGEIYDKLSGELCQLSCLKFSSNVVEKFIKKLFTILKLALSAAPPARNSAVSEDVVAIAMKILLNVIDVFTVNLNILIRDNYGNYALQTLLDVKNYTKLLQYPSNTYVHTSAQTLSFSHEFTVKVGNLVVLTKEMLPSIKTTSYAKKIKLKVKAYAELTGLVFAEAPSSNKAATPGANANNHRRQHARHCSLPANAYRHRRNSSSISLSSGFPLPQPPQQQQHQPFGYANPLVNSSLFANANATQLGPHNFYSDPQRPFLYNQHPEASLPFNNSFGNAPSAAVPPNHFAYHDPRVLQMSGAQENNHNFAPTAKPLPSKPAETENLYARGGDFENVNYGNIFY; this is translated from the coding sequence ATGCACCAGCCGCAGCTGTCGATCAACTCTGTGCAGTCGCTGGTCGAGCCGACCACGCCGCCGCTGGGCCAGATGACCCAGCGCCAGAACCACCAGCGCACGCACTCGCTGGACCTGTCCGGGTTCAACCAGTTCATGCAGGGCAATTCGCCGATGATGCCCCTGTCGCTGTCGCCCCcgacgccgccgccgcccgcggccgcggcTGCGGCCTCGGCCTCAGCCTCAGCCACCACGGCGGGGCGGCCCAAGCTGCAGTCGCTGCCGCTCATCAGCGAGCTGGACCTGCTTGCGGACGGCCGTGGCCCGCGAGCGCCAATCCCCACGGGTGCGCCCGCGCGCACTGTGAGCGGATCGACCACGTCCTCGTCCGCGTCCGCGTCTGCGGTGCGCACGCATGCGCGCTCGGGCTCGCAGCCCAGCGCCCTGCTTCTGCCCAACGCGggcgccgctggcgccgccGGTGCCACTGGCGTCCCCGCAGACCTTTCCTGGACGCCgctcgatgagctcgacTACGTCAAAGTCGCCACCGATCAGTTTGGCTGCCGCTTCctgcagaaaaagcttgagaacCCGCAGGAGTGCTGCGCCGTCAGAGACCTCATGTACCGCCACATCAAGCCCTACTTCCTGGACCTCATTCTCGACCCCTTCGGCAACTACCTCATCCAGAAGCTCTGCGAGTACCTCACCACGGACCAGAAGACCCAGCTTGTCGAGAGCATCTACCCGCACGTCTTCCAGATCTCCATCAACCAGTACGGCACCCGCTCTCTGCAAAAAGTTATAGACACCGTCGACACCGACGCCCAGGTCGATCTCATCATCTCGGGCTTCGGCCAGAACTTCACCTCCATTGAGCAGGTCGTTGTGCTCATCAACGACCTCAACGGTAACCACGTCGTCCAGAAATGTATCTTCAAGTTCCCGCCTTCCAAGTTCGGATTCATTATCGACGCCATCGtcgacaacaacaacatCGTCAAGATCTCTACCCACAAGCATGGCTGCTGCGTCCTTCAGAAACTGCTCAGCGTCTGCACCTTGCAGcagatcttcaagatctccgTCAAAATCGTCCAGTTCCTGCGCAGCCTGATTAACGACCAGTTCGGCAACTATATCATCCAGTTCCTGCTCGATATCAAGGAGCTCGACTTCTATCTCCTGGGCGAGATTTATGACAAGCTCTCGGGCGAACTCTGCCAGCTCTCTTGCCTCAAGTTCTCATCCAACGTCGtcgaaaagttcatcaaaaaactATTcaccattttgaagctcgcCCTTTCCGCGGCGCCGCCCGCCAGGAACAGCGCCGTGTCCGAGGACGTCGTTGCCATCGCCATGAAGATCTTGCTCAACGTGATCGACGTCTTCACCGTCAACCTGAACATCTTGATTAGAGACAACTATGGCAACTACGCCCTGCAGACTTTGCTGGATGTGAAGAACTACACGAAACTCCTACAATACCCCTCCAACACGTACGTTCACACATCCGCACAGACCCTCAGCTTCAGTCACGAGTTTACTGTGAAGGTGGGCAACTTGGTAGTTTTGACAAAGGAAATGCTCCCTAGCATTAAGACTACGTCATATGCaaagaagatcaagttAAAGGTGAAGGCCTACGCGGAGTTGACCGGCCTCGTGTTCGCAGAAGCACCCTCTTCCAACAAGGCCGCTACTCCCGGCGCCAATGCAAACAACCACCGGAGGCAGCACGCCCGGCACTGCTCCCTACCTGCAAACGCTTACCGCCACCGCAGGAACAGCAGCTCCATCTCCCTCTCCTCCGGGTTCCCCTTGCCTCAGCCtccgcagcagcagcagcatcagcCATTCGGCTATGCAAATCCTCTTGTGAATTCCTCGCTCTTTGCGAACGCCAACGCAACCCAGCTTGGGCCTCACAACTTTTACTCTGATCCTCAGCGACCATTTCTGTACAACCAACACCCGGAAGCCTCGCTCCCATTTAACAATTCATTCGGAAACGCACCTAGCGCAGCCGTTCCGCCCAATCATTTTGCATATCATGACCCTCGGGTGCTGCAGATGTCAGGAGCCCAAGAGAACAATCATAATTTTGCGCCAACCGCGAAACcgcttccttcaaaacccGCGGAAACAGAGAACCTGTATGCCCGTGGAGGTGATTTCGAAAACGTCAATTATGGAAATATTTTCTACTAG
- a CDS encoding uncharacterized protein (some similarities with uniprot|P46945 Saccharomyces cerevisiae YGL176C): protein MANALNIPGFYFDPEKNRYFKVTTQSVTHADQKYGREKIRDDQEKSRHKNEQAQICEIRGKRLHEVEFRLMNPLVRAFPEELAKYCLSDGGVNFDSYQALSNTYAVFKHGEEIEDFEYVEKRGFWSDVTPTIGAVPQKAKFITLLPCSNAAIVVTNYLCVLLVELQGGARYIHRRDLAAGAESEVVAVHLRGNSLCIFGKPINQTDTAFIVINLSNEPPLLTHTFHYSGRKHEILDAIANDSEQVFLAQKNVLVASTTSDRKTTAPRWHTLYKAKSDIMSLEMDYTSSTFQSIPTRGWLGTRNGEVYQWKNSLENKNSSAKLIYPLRDLSVLSLKGINDDYLLVSLVGKQAQVLYILPKKAHKLTSRRHPAVLSLRTTFRNFSKETEIIEASSDGRFVIYGHVGDISSGGGFEVFSTLASDNLANKRHPDTVTPVYFPLRTMHQCFPPSTLDSVRSLLRVELHDVQKGNLYFGQMSSKDGIAVSLLTEDFDTAGISMRNSRLL from the coding sequence ATGGCTAATGCGTTGAACATACCTGGGTTCTACTTTGACCCAGAAAAGAATCGGTATTTCAAAGTCACCACTCAATCTGTAACGCATGCTGATCAGAAGTACGGAAGAGAGAAGATAAGAGATGACCAGGAGAAATCCCGCCATAAAAATGAGCAGGCTCAAATTTGTGAGATAAGGGGAAAGCGGCTGCACGAAGTCGAGTTTCGGTTGATGAACCCCCTCGTCAGAGCCTTTCCTGAAGAATTGGCCAAATACTGTCTTTCAGATGGAGGGGTCAATTTTGACAGCTACCAAGCATTGAGTAACACGTATGCAGTCTTCAAACATGGGGAGGAGATAGAAGATTTTGAGtatgttgaaaagagaggTTTTTGGTCAGACGTCACACCCACTATCGGTGCTGTTCCCCAGAAGGCAAAATTTATTACTTTATTGCCTTGTTCAAATGCTGCAATTGTGGTCACGAACTACCTCTGTGTATTGCTAGTCGAGTTACAGGGTGGTGCCAGATACATACACAGAAGGGATTTGGCAGCGGGGGCCGAAAGCGAAGTAGTTGCTGTGCATCTGAGAGGGAACAGCCTCTGCATTTTTGGGAAACCGATCAACCAAACAGACACAGCATTCATTGTCATCAACCTCTCCAATGAGCCCCCGCTATTGACTCACACTTTTCATTACTCAGGTCGAAAGCACGAAATTCTCGACGCTATCGCTAATGACTCTGAGCAAGTGTTTTTAGCACAGAAAAATGTTCTCGTTGCATCGACAACCTCGGACCGGAAGACCACTGCTCCCCGCTGGCATACTCTGTACAAAGCTAAAAGTGATATTATGTCTCTGGAAATGGACTACACATCCTCAACCTTCCAAAGTATCCCCACTCGAGGTTGGTTAGGAACACGAAATGGAGAAGTCTATCAGTGGAAAAATTCATTGGAGAACAAAAACTCCAGCGCAAAACTGATCTATCCTTTGCGCGACTTGAGCGTTTTGAGTTTAAAAGGCATCAATGATGACTACCTCTTGGTTTCCCTTGTTGGCAAACAGGCGCAAGTCTTGTACATTTTACCAAAGAAAGCTCACAAACTCACAAGCCGCCGCCATCCCGCGGTGCTTTCACTAAGAACAACGTTTAggaacttttcaaaagaaactGAAATCATTGAAGCTAGTTCTGATGGTCGCTTTGTTATTTATGGGCATGTTGGCGATATATCCAGCGGCGGTGGGTTTGAAGTGTTTTCTACGCTAGCCAGCGATAATCTTGCTAACAAGAGACACCCCGATACGGTGACACCGGTGTATTTTCCGTTAAGAACCATGCATCAATGTTTCCCTCCTTCGACCTTAGATTCGGTTCGCTCACTGCTTCGGGTTGAATTACACGATGTTCAGAAAGGAAACCTCTATTTCGGCCAAATGTCTTCCAAGGATGGCATCGCGGTATCCTTGCTCACTGAAGATTTTGATACTGCGGGCATCAGTATGAGAAACTCACGTTTGCTGTAA
- the RSP5 gene encoding NEDD4 family E3 ubiquitin-protein ligase (highly similar to uniprot|P39940 Saccharomyces cerevisiae YER125W RSP5 Ubiquitin-protein ligase involved in ubiquitin-mediated protein degradation plays a role in heat shock element (HSE)-mediated gene expression and multivesicular body sorting contains a hect (homologous to E6-AP carboxyl terminus) domain), with the protein MSKITVKLVAAESLYKRDVFRSPDPFSVLTIDGSQTKSTAAARKTLNPYWNETFTFTGVNENGILTIQVFDQKKFKKKDQGFLGVVNVRIGDVLGHLDEDSINRGARREETITRDLKRSNDGMAVSGRLILVLSTAPSGAHTSSHTASSSAQASDESRAHASTHAASSNSTSTPAQTVANTLQSGTTSAPITAAAASSRQYSSFEDQYGRLPPGWERRTDNFGRTYYVDHNTRTTTWKRPTLDQTETERGDQLNANTELERRQHRGRTLPGGGNSESGSSIAVQSNTGSSTPTVNGTAAAALAATGATTSGLGELPPGWEQRFTPEGRAYFVDHNTRTTTWVDPRRQQYIRTYGPANTTIQQQPVSQLGPLPSGWEMRLTNTARVYFVDHNTKTTTWDDPRLPSSLDQNVPQYKRDFRRKVIYFRSQPALRILPGQCHIKVRRKNIFEDAYQEIMRQTPEDLKKRLMIKFDGEEGLDYGGVSREFFFLLSHEMFNPFYCLFEYSAHDNYTIQINPKSGINPEHLNYFKFIGRVVGLGVFHRRFLDAFFVGALYKMMLHKKVVLQDMEGVDAEVYNSLKWILENSIDGILDLTFSADDETFGEVVTVDLKPDGRNIEVTDENKKEYVELFTQWKTCSRVQEQFKAFMDGFNELIPEDLVNVFDERELELLIGGIAEIDVEDWKKHTDYRGYQESDETVKWFWKAISEWDNEQRARLLQFTTGTSRIPVNGFKDLQGSDGPRRFTIEKAGEVQQLPKSHTCFNRVDLPPYGDYETLKQKLTLAVEETIGFGQE; encoded by the coding sequence ATGTCCAAAATTACAGTCAAGCTTGTTGCAGCGGAGTCGTTGTACAAGAGAGACGTGTTCCGGTCGCCGGACCCGTTCTCCGTATTAACAATAGATGGCTCACAAACAAAGTCGACCGCTGCGGCTCGGAAGACGTTAAATCCTTACTGGAACGAAACATTTACTTTTACCGGGGTCAATGAAAACGGGATCTTGACAATCcaggtttttgatcaaaaaaagttcaagaagaaggaccagGGGTTTCTTGGAGTAGTCAACGTGCGAATTGGCGACGTACTGGGTCACTTAGACGAAGACTCCATCAATAGGGGTGCGCGTCGGGAAGAGACTATCACCCGCGATCTTAAGAGGTCCAATGATGGCATGGCTGTCAGTGGGCGTCTGATTCTGGTCCTCTCTACAGCACCATCCGGTGCACATACTTCGTCGCATACCGCGAGTTCTAGTGCGCAGGCATCGGACGAAAGCAGGGCTCATGCCTCGACTCATGCCGCGTCTTCGAACTCCACTTCCACGCCAGCCCAAACTGTGGCAAACACACTCCAAAGTGGAACCACTTCAGCTCCTATaacagctgctgctgcctcATCCAGGCAGTACTCCTCCTTCGAAGATCAATATGGCCGCTTGCCTCCGGGCTGGGAGAGAAGAACTGACAACTTTGGGCGCACATACTACGTTGATCACAACACCAGAACTACCACTTGGAAAAGACCTACGCTGGATCAGACGGAGACTGAGCGTGGAGACCAACTCAATGCTAACACAGAGCTAGAAAGAAGACAGCATCGTGGACGAACCTTGCCTGGCGGTGGTAACTCTGAAAGTGGATCTTCAATTGCTGTTCAGAGCAACACCGGATCATCAACGCCCACTGTTAATGGCACGgctgcagctgctcttgCTGCTACGGGCGCCACTACATCTGGCTTAGGAGAACTGCCACCTGGCTGGGAGCAACGCTTTACCCCTGAAGGCCGCGCTTATTTTGTGGACCACAATACTAGAACTACAACTTGGGTCGATCCTCGCAGACAACAGTACATCAGGACCTACGGCCCAGCAAATACCACAATTCAGCAACAGCCCGTTTCTCAACTTGGTCCATTGCCTTCGGGCTGGGAAATGAGACTCACGAACACGGCTCGTGTCTACTTCGTGGATCACAATACCAAAACCACTACTTGGGACGACCCCCGTTTGCCATCGTCATTGGATCAGAACGTCCCACAGTACAAACGTGATTTTAGACGTAAGGTCATTTATTTCAGATCTCAACCTGCCCTTAGAATCCTACCAGGACAATGTCATATCAAGGTTCGCAGAAAGAATATTTTCGAGGATGCTTACCAGGAGATTATGAGGCAGACGCCAgaggatttgaagaaacgTCTGATGATTAAGTTCGACGGTGAAGAAGGCTTGGATTATGGTGGTGTTTCCAGAgaatttttcttcttgctttcCCACGAAATGTTCAACCCGTTCTATTGTCTTTTCGAGTATTCTGCTCATGACAACTATACTATTCAGATAAACCCCAAGAGTGGGATCAACCCCGAGCACTTGAATTACTTCAAGTTTATCGGAAGGGTTGTCGGGCTAGGTGTTTTCCACAGAAGATTTTTAGATGCATTTTTCGTGGGCGCCCTATACAAAATGATGCTTCACAAAAAAGTTGTACTGCAAGATATGGAAGGTGTTGATGCTGAAGTCTACAATTCTCTTAAGTGGATCTTAGAGAATAGCATAGATGGCATTTTGGACTTGACTTTTAGTGCTGATGATGAAACATTCGGTGAGGTCGTGACAGTGGATTTGAAGCCAGATGGAAGAAACATCGAGGTTACggatgaaaacaaaaaagaatACGTGGAGCTATTCACTCAGTGGAAGACCTGCAGTCGTGTTCAGGAACAATTTAAGGCATTTATGGATGGCTTCAATGAACTCATACCCGAGGATCTCGTGAACGTTTTCGACGAGCGTGAACTCGAGCTTTTGATCGGTGGTATCGCCGAAATCGATGTCGAGGACTGGAAAAAGCATACCGATTACCGTGGCTACCAGGAGTCCGACGAGACCGTAAAATGGTTTTGGAAAGCCATATCTGAGTGGGATAATGAACAAAGAGCTCGTTTGTTGCAATTCACTACCGGTACTTCACGTATTCCTGTTAACGGTTTCAAGGATCTCCAGGGCTCTGACGGTCCAAGAAGGTTTACGATCGAAAAAGCCGGGGAAGTCCAACAACTACCCAAATCACACACATGTTTCAACAGGGTGGATCTTCCACCCTACGGCGATTATGAGACTCTGAAGCAAAAGCTGACTCTTGCTGTCGAGGAAACAATAGGGTTTGGCCAAGAGTAA